A section of the Flavobacteriales bacterium genome encodes:
- the efp gene encoding elongation factor P — MATTADVNIGSYIRFNGDICQIMEWQHRTPGNLRAFYQGKMRNLRNGKLAENRWRSGETIEVLRVEVHELQYLYREGDNLVCMDQKTYDQKYIPVGLFGDALGFMKEEMVVQIGFESEQPIFARPPKTVELKVVYTEPAVKGDTANKVMKPAKLETGVEINVPIFVEEGTVVRIDTETGEYMDRVKK; from the coding sequence ATGGCCACCACTGCTGACGTCAACATCGGTTCCTACATCCGCTTCAACGGCGACATCTGCCAGATCATGGAGTGGCAGCATCGCACGCCGGGCAACCTGCGCGCCTTCTACCAGGGCAAGATGCGCAACCTGCGCAACGGCAAGCTGGCCGAGAACCGCTGGCGGAGCGGCGAAACGATCGAGGTGCTGCGTGTGGAGGTGCACGAGCTGCAATACCTCTACCGCGAGGGTGACAACCTGGTCTGCATGGACCAGAAGACCTACGACCAGAAGTACATCCCCGTGGGCCTCTTCGGCGATGCGCTGGGCTTCATGAAGGAGGAGATGGTGGTGCAGATCGGCTTCGAGAGCGAGCAGCCCATCTTCGCCCGCCCGCCCAAGACCGTGGAACTGAAGGTGGTGTACACCGAGCCCGCCGTGAAGGGCGACACCGCCAACAAGGTGATGAAGCCCGCCAAGCTGGAGACCGGTGTGGAGATCAACGTGCCCATCTTCGTGGAGGAGGGCACCGTGGTGCGGATCGACACGGAGACCGGCGAGTACATGGACCGCGTCAAGAAGTAA
- a CDS encoding ABC transporter ATP-binding protein, with protein sequence MEVALRSVTRSFGREVVFRGVDHVFAPGSRTALLGPNGSGKSTLLQVIGGALSATSGTVTHQLNGRAIDPGSVYRHVAFATPYLGLYEDLSLRDTLAFHRRFKPFRPGLTDSNVARAALLDQELDKPVRQFSSGMKQRLKLVLAVMSDVPLLLLDEHTSNLDARGTAWSVDLLREHLDGRTLVVASNRVEAETALCTAQLDVLAWKPAARG encoded by the coding sequence ATGGAAGTAGCCCTCCGCTCCGTCACCCGGTCCTTCGGCCGCGAAGTGGTGTTCCGCGGGGTGGACCATGTGTTCGCGCCGGGCAGCCGCACAGCGCTGTTGGGCCCCAACGGAAGCGGCAAGAGCACCCTGTTGCAGGTGATCGGTGGCGCGCTATCGGCCACCTCGGGCACGGTGACCCACCAGCTGAACGGGCGTGCGATCGACCCGGGGTCCGTGTACCGCCATGTCGCCTTCGCCACGCCCTACCTGGGCCTGTACGAGGACCTGAGCCTGCGTGACACCCTGGCCTTCCACCGGCGGTTCAAGCCCTTCCGACCCGGCCTCACGGATTCGAACGTGGCCCGCGCCGCCCTTCTGGACCAGGAGCTGGACAAGCCGGTGCGGCAGTTCAGCAGCGGCATGAAGCAGCGCCTCAAGCTGGTGCTGGCCGTGATGAGCGATGTGCCCCTGCTGCTGCTGGACGAGCACACCAGCAACCTCGATGCACGCGGCACGGCCTGGTCCGTCGACCTGTTGAGGGAGCACCTCGACGGACGCACCCTGGTAGTGGCCAGCAACCGGGTGGAGGCCGAGACCGCCCTGTGCACCGCCCAGCTGGACGTGCTGGCGTGGAAGCCTGCCGCCCGCGGTTGA
- the lpxA gene encoding acyl-ACP--UDP-N-acetylglucosamine O-acyltransferase produces the protein MSISPLASVHPDAKLGRDVVVEPFATIYADVRIGEGTWIGPNAVLMDGARIGSRCRIFPGAVIGAIPQDLKFAGEYSTAEVGDGTTIRECVTINRGTADRQRTAVGSNCLLMAYVHLAHDCVLGNNIVIANSVNLAGHVTIDDWAILEGNVAVQQFIHIGAHSFIAGASLVRKNVPPFVKAAREPLSYVGVNVVGLRRRGYDDEQVARIEDIYREIFVRNNNVERAVQNVEQTLPRSPERGQILDFIRNSPKGIMRGLAE, from the coding sequence ATGAGCATCTCCCCCCTCGCCTCCGTGCACCCCGACGCGAAGCTCGGCCGCGACGTCGTGGTGGAGCCCTTCGCCACCATCTACGCCGATGTGCGGATCGGCGAGGGCACCTGGATCGGGCCCAACGCGGTGCTGATGGACGGCGCCCGCATCGGCAGCCGCTGCCGCATCTTCCCCGGCGCGGTGATCGGCGCCATCCCGCAGGACCTCAAGTTCGCCGGTGAATACAGCACCGCCGAGGTCGGCGACGGCACCACCATCCGCGAGTGCGTCACCATCAACCGCGGCACGGCCGACCGACAGCGCACCGCCGTGGGCAGCAACTGCCTGCTGATGGCCTATGTGCACCTGGCGCACGACTGCGTCCTGGGCAACAACATCGTCATCGCCAACAGCGTCAACCTCGCCGGCCATGTCACCATCGACGACTGGGCCATCCTGGAGGGCAACGTGGCCGTGCAGCAGTTCATCCACATCGGGGCCCACAGCTTCATCGCCGGCGCCAGCCTGGTGCGCAAGAACGTGCCGCCCTTCGTGAAGGCCGCACGCGAGCCGCTGAGCTACGTGGGCGTCAACGTCGTGGGCCTGCGCCGCCGCGGCTACGACGACGAGCAGGTGGCCCGCATCGAGGACATCTACCGCGAGATCTTCGTGCGCAACAACAACGTGGAACGCGCCGTGCAGAACGTGGAGCAGACCCTGCCCCGCAGTCCCGAGCGCGGCCAGATCCTCGACTTCATCCGCAACAGCCCCAAGGGCATCATGCGCGGGCTGGCCGAATGA
- a CDS encoding bifunctional UDP-3-O-[3-hydroxymyristoyl] N-acetylglucosamine deacetylase/3-hydroxyacyl-ACP dehydratase has protein sequence MSDKQRTLKQPVSITGVGLHTGEPVTLTLDPAPDGHGYKFQRMDLDGAPVIEADADLVVSTDRGTTLGKNGARVNTTEHVLAALYALGVDNCLLKLTGPEVPIMDGSALPFVLAIEQAGIVEQKADKDWYVLKEPIWFETQERGTEMLGVPTPGGEFRLTVMVDYNSPVLGTQHASMYHTGEFKTEIAPCRTFVFLRELEQLAKAGLIKGGDLDNAIVMEDREGTTKEQLKELARLLGKEYRDVEIRRNGVLNTTDLKFFNEPARHKLMDIVGDLALVGRPIKGHILAARPGHFGNTSFAKRIKEAMRQERKAAGFQYDLSREPLYDINAIARMLPHRYPFLLIDKIMEITEDTIIGVKNVTMNEPFFQGHFPGNPVMPGVIQIEAMAQVGGVFALSQVPDPEHYTTYFLKIDGVRFKRKVIPGDTVVFRLQLITPIRRGIVHMKGVAYVNGQPAMEAEMMAQIARDKAPAKQDTPTPRTTAVNA, from the coding sequence ATGAGCGACAAACAACGCACCCTCAAGCAGCCCGTCTCCATCACCGGCGTGGGCCTGCACACCGGCGAACCGGTGACGCTCACCCTGGATCCGGCCCCCGACGGACACGGCTACAAGTTCCAGCGCATGGACCTGGACGGCGCCCCCGTGATCGAGGCCGACGCCGACCTGGTGGTGAGCACCGACCGCGGCACCACCCTGGGCAAGAACGGCGCCCGGGTGAACACCACCGAGCATGTGCTGGCCGCGCTTTACGCCCTGGGCGTGGACAACTGCCTGCTGAAGCTCACCGGACCCGAGGTGCCCATCATGGACGGCAGCGCGCTGCCCTTCGTGCTCGCCATCGAGCAGGCCGGCATCGTGGAACAGAAGGCCGACAAGGACTGGTACGTGCTGAAGGAGCCCATCTGGTTCGAGACCCAGGAGCGCGGCACCGAGATGCTCGGCGTGCCCACCCCCGGCGGCGAGTTCCGCCTGACGGTGATGGTGGACTACAACAGCCCGGTGCTCGGCACCCAGCACGCCAGCATGTACCACACCGGCGAGTTCAAGACGGAGATCGCCCCGTGCCGCACCTTCGTGTTCCTCCGCGAGCTGGAGCAGCTGGCCAAGGCGGGCCTCATCAAGGGCGGCGACCTGGACAACGCCATCGTGATGGAGGACCGCGAGGGCACCACCAAGGAGCAGCTGAAGGAGCTGGCCAGGTTGCTGGGCAAGGAGTACCGCGACGTGGAGATCCGCCGCAACGGCGTGCTGAACACCACGGACCTGAAGTTCTTCAACGAGCCGGCCCGCCACAAGCTGATGGACATCGTGGGCGACCTGGCGCTGGTGGGGCGTCCCATCAAGGGCCACATCCTGGCCGCGCGCCCCGGCCACTTCGGCAACACCAGCTTCGCCAAGCGCATCAAGGAGGCCATGCGACAGGAGCGGAAGGCCGCCGGGTTCCAGTACGACCTGTCGCGCGAGCCGCTCTACGACATCAACGCGATCGCGCGGATGCTGCCGCACCGCTACCCCTTCCTGCTGATCGACAAGATCATGGAGATCACGGAAGACACCATCATCGGGGTGAAGAACGTGACCATGAACGAGCCCTTCTTCCAGGGCCACTTCCCGGGCAACCCGGTGATGCCCGGGGTGATCCAGATCGAGGCCATGGCCCAGGTGGGCGGCGTCTTCGCCCTCAGCCAGGTGCCCGACCCCGAGCACTACACCACCTACTTCCTGAAGATCGACGGCGTGCGCTTCAAGCGCAAGGTGATCCCCGGCGACACCGTGGTGTTCCGCCTGCAGCTGATCACGCCCATCCGCCGCGGCATCGTGCACATGAAGGGCGTGGCCTACGTGAACGGACAGCCCGCGATGGAGGCCGAGATGATGGCGCAGATCGCCCGCGACAAGGCCCCCGCCAAGCAGGACACACCGACGCCGCGGACCACGGCGGTGAACGCATGA
- the lpxD gene encoding UDP-3-O-(3-hydroxymyristoyl)glucosamine N-acyltransferase: protein MQFSAGQIAEFLQGEVDGDAQVLVSDISKIEEGRLGTLSFLANPKYTEHVYTTAASVVLVEKGFHPTRPIPKHVTLIRVADPRACFSRLLQMHDAHQYEKKGYEQPSYISPKATIGKDVYIGTFTHIGDGVVIGDGVKILPNCTIGDNVSIGAGTRIHANVAVYGRSVIGRNCIIHSGTVIGSDGFGFTVNAAGEQEKIPQIGNVVIEDDVEIGANCTIDRATLGSTLIRRGAKLDNLIQVGHNAEIGAHTVVVSQTGIAGSSRVGAYAMIGGQVGIAGHLTVGDRVKVAAQSGIGENIPDGVTVQGSPAFAIGPYKRSYVVFRNLPELQRRVAELEKALAELRRAAGGDA from the coding sequence ATGCAGTTCTCCGCCGGTCAGATCGCCGAGTTCCTCCAGGGGGAGGTGGATGGCGACGCGCAGGTGCTGGTGAGCGACATCAGCAAGATCGAGGAAGGCCGCCTGGGCACGCTGAGCTTCCTGGCCAACCCGAAGTACACCGAGCATGTGTACACCACGGCGGCCAGCGTGGTGCTGGTGGAGAAGGGCTTCCACCCCACGCGGCCCATCCCCAAGCATGTGACGCTGATCCGCGTGGCCGACCCCCGCGCCTGCTTCTCGCGCCTGCTGCAGATGCACGACGCGCACCAGTACGAGAAGAAGGGCTACGAGCAGCCCAGCTACATCAGCCCGAAGGCCACCATCGGCAAGGACGTCTACATCGGCACCTTCACCCACATCGGCGATGGGGTGGTGATCGGCGACGGGGTGAAGATCCTGCCCAACTGCACCATCGGCGACAACGTGAGCATCGGTGCGGGCACGCGCATCCACGCCAACGTGGCGGTGTACGGGCGCAGCGTGATCGGCCGGAACTGCATCATCCACAGCGGCACGGTGATCGGCTCGGACGGCTTCGGCTTCACGGTGAACGCGGCGGGTGAGCAGGAGAAGATCCCGCAGATCGGCAACGTGGTGATCGAGGACGACGTGGAGATCGGCGCCAACTGCACGATCGACCGGGCGACGCTGGGCAGCACCCTCATCCGCCGGGGCGCCAAGCTGGACAACCTGATCCAGGTGGGGCACAACGCGGAGATCGGCGCGCACACGGTGGTGGTGTCGCAGACGGGCATCGCAGGCAGCAGCCGGGTGGGCGCCTACGCCATGATCGGCGGGCAGGTGGGCATCGCCGGTCACCTCACGGTGGGCGACCGGGTGAAGGTGGCGGCGCAGAGCGGCATCGGGGAGAACATCCCGGACGGGGTGACGGTGCAGGGCAGTCCGGCCTTCGCCATCGGCCCCTACAAGCGCAGCTACGTGGTGTTCCGCAACCTGCCCGAGCTGCAGCGGCGCGTGGCCGAGCTGGAGAAGGCGCTGGCGGAGCTGCGCCGGGCGGCCGGCGGGGACGCCTGA
- a CDS encoding DUF2911 domain-containing protein: MKKWLTWFLLGVAVLLVLAFAGFQFMKFNTKKASPEDRIVFTQGDLTLEVFYNRPSKKGRTIFGGLVPYDEVWRTGANEATTFTINKPITIDGKVLKAGAYTLWTVPGRESWTVIWNDRMYPWGVDFDQKAQRRPEHDALQVQVPVERLAEPVEQFTIAVQEAPLALTLSWDDVRVTVPMAH; encoded by the coding sequence ATGAAGAAGTGGTTGACGTGGTTCCTGCTCGGCGTGGCCGTGCTGCTGGTGCTGGCCTTCGCCGGCTTCCAGTTCATGAAGTTCAACACCAAGAAGGCCAGCCCCGAGGACCGCATCGTGTTCACGCAGGGCGACCTGACGCTGGAGGTCTTCTACAACCGGCCCTCGAAGAAGGGACGCACCATCTTCGGCGGTCTGGTGCCCTATGACGAGGTGTGGCGCACGGGCGCCAACGAGGCCACGACCTTCACGATCAACAAGCCGATCACCATCGATGGCAAGGTGCTGAAGGCCGGGGCGTACACGCTGTGGACCGTGCCCGGGCGTGAGTCCTGGACGGTGATCTGGAACGACCGCATGTATCCCTGGGGGGTGGACTTCGACCAGAAGGCGCAGCGCCGACCTGAACACGATGCCTTGCAGGTGCAGGTGCCTGTGGAACGGCTGGCCGAACCGGTGGAGCAGTTCACCATCGCGGTGCAGGAGGCGCCGCTGGCCCTGACCCTGAGCTGGGACGACGTGCGGGTGACGGTGCCCATGGCCCACTGA
- a CDS encoding SDR family oxidoreductase yields the protein MPKTLLITGATSGFGEATARRFAAEGHRVIITGRRKERLEALRKELEGLYGDLGDHDRVHALHFDVRDHDATVRAIAALPAAWSSIDVLVNNAGLAAGLDPIQEGNLQDWERMLDTNVKGLLHVTRAVLPGMIARKAGHIINIGSTAGKEVYPKGNVYCASKHAVDALTKAMRQDLLPHGIKVTQIAPGLAETEFSVVRFHGDAERAKQVYQGLRPLRPEDIAELVHYVTTLPPHVCINDLVVTPTAQANSMVVHRGG from the coding sequence ATGCCCAAGACCCTCCTCATCACCGGCGCCACCAGCGGTTTCGGTGAGGCCACCGCACGGCGCTTCGCCGCCGAGGGCCACCGCGTGATCATCACCGGCCGCCGCAAGGAGCGCCTGGAGGCCCTGCGCAAGGAGCTCGAAGGCCTGTATGGCGACCTGGGCGACCACGACCGGGTGCACGCCCTCCACTTCGACGTGCGCGACCACGACGCCACGGTGCGCGCCATCGCTGCCCTTCCCGCCGCCTGGAGCAGCATCGATGTGCTGGTGAACAACGCCGGGCTGGCCGCCGGCCTCGACCCCATCCAGGAGGGCAACCTGCAGGACTGGGAGCGCATGCTGGACACCAACGTGAAGGGCCTGCTGCACGTGACGCGCGCCGTGCTGCCCGGCATGATCGCCCGCAAGGCCGGCCACATCATCAACATCGGCAGCACCGCCGGCAAGGAGGTGTATCCCAAGGGCAACGTGTACTGCGCCAGCAAACACGCGGTGGACGCCCTCACCAAGGCGATGCGCCAGGACCTGCTGCCCCACGGCATCAAGGTGACGCAGATCGCGCCGGGCCTGGCCGAGACGGAGTTCAGCGTGGTGCGCTTCCACGGCGATGCCGAGCGCGCGAAACAGGTGTACCAGGGCCTGCGACCGCTGCGCCCCGAGGACATCGCCGAACTGGTGCACTACGTCACCACCCTGCCGCCGCACGTGTGCATCAACGACCTGGTGGTGACGCCCACGGCGCAGGCCAACAGCATGGTGGTGCACCGCGGGGGCTGA
- a CDS encoding HD domain-containing protein, whose translation MARKILNDPIYGFITVPDALVLRLIDHPWFQRLRYIKQLGLSHLVYPGALHTRFHHALGAMHLMGQAIEVLRGKGHAISEAEAQGAAIAILLHDVGHGPFSHALETSIVQDVGHEAVSARVMDALDTEFNGALALGLAIFRDAHPRHFLHQLVSSQLDVDRMDYLNRDSFYTGVSEGVIGGDRIIKMLEVVDDRLVVEEKAIYSIEKFIVARRLMYWQVYLHKTVVSAEVMLVEALRRARDLAEGGADLFASPALLRFLRGRHDLGGFDDPAVLADFLRLDDHDIMGAVKVWAQHPDPALGRLCADIVERRTFRIRLQDRPWDDERQQELKEQVARTLGIPLAQADHFVLHGRIVNNAYDDTRQRIELLYKDGSLRDIAAASDNFGIQAMARPVEKWYLAWPRWVG comes from the coding sequence GTGGCCCGCAAGATCCTCAACGACCCCATCTACGGGTTCATCACCGTGCCGGACGCGCTGGTGCTGCGGCTCATCGACCACCCGTGGTTCCAGCGGCTGCGCTACATCAAGCAGCTGGGGCTGTCGCACCTGGTGTACCCCGGCGCCCTGCACACCCGTTTCCACCATGCGCTGGGGGCCATGCACCTCATGGGCCAGGCCATCGAGGTGCTGCGCGGCAAGGGCCACGCCATCAGCGAGGCCGAAGCGCAGGGCGCCGCCATCGCCATTCTGCTGCACGACGTGGGCCACGGCCCCTTCAGCCACGCGCTGGAGACCAGCATTGTGCAGGACGTGGGCCACGAGGCGGTGAGCGCCCGCGTGATGGACGCGCTGGACACGGAGTTCAACGGGGCGCTGGCCCTGGGCCTGGCCATCTTCCGCGACGCGCACCCGCGCCACTTCCTGCACCAGCTGGTGAGCAGCCAGCTCGACGTGGACCGCATGGACTACCTCAACCGCGACAGCTTCTACACCGGCGTCAGCGAAGGGGTCATCGGCGGCGACCGCATCATCAAGATGCTGGAGGTGGTGGACGACCGGCTGGTGGTGGAGGAGAAGGCCATCTACAGCATCGAGAAGTTCATCGTGGCGCGGCGCCTGATGTACTGGCAGGTGTACCTGCACAAGACCGTGGTGAGCGCGGAGGTGATGCTGGTGGAGGCGCTGCGCCGTGCCCGCGACCTGGCCGAGGGGGGCGCCGACCTCTTCGCCAGCCCGGCGCTGCTGCGCTTCCTGCGGGGCCGCCACGACCTGGGCGGCTTCGACGACCCGGCGGTGCTGGCCGACTTCCTGCGGCTGGACGATCACGACATCATGGGCGCGGTGAAGGTGTGGGCCCAGCACCCCGACCCCGCCCTGGGGCGTCTCTGCGCGGACATCGTGGAGCGCCGCACCTTCCGCATCCGCCTGCAGGACCGGCCGTGGGACGATGAGCGGCAGCAGGAGCTGAAGGAGCAGGTGGCGCGCACGCTGGGCATCCCCCTGGCGCAAGCCGACCACTTCGTGCTGCACGGCCGCATCGTCAACAACGCGTACGACGACACGCGGCAGCGCATCGAGCTCCTCTACAAGGACGGCAGCCTGCGCGACATCGCCGCCGCCAGCGACAACTTCGGCATCCAGGCCATGGCGCGGCCGGTGGAGAAGTGGTACCTGGCGTGGCCGCGGTGGGTGGGGTGA